The sequence below is a genomic window from Nostoc flagelliforme CCNUN1.
AATCAAATTGAAAGTATTATTAGAAAATTAGCAAAAGATGAAGTTTCGGACAACTGGAAGTTACAAACAAAGCTTTATTATTACTTTGATTATAGTAGTGTTACTCCTAAATGGCGATTAGTATATTTTGTGGAAAATAAAATGCGGGATATTAACTATGCTCCCTCTGTACTAGAAGTACCATCTAAGATGGTAGACTATGTAATTGATGCCTATACTGGCAATGTAGTTAATAAAATTTCTAATATTAGAACAATTCGATAATTTCGCCAAGGAGTTTACTAAGAAAGTGCCGTGTGAATACCAAGTAGTTCAGGATTATTTCGGTGAAAAGCGAAACTTTTATTATGAGTGTGCATCTAGCAGAATACAGGAATCAAGATGTTCTGGACTTAACGCACATACTTTTTATATTCGTAAATCAGAAGAAGATTTTCCTGGTAGATATATAAATCCGCCTTGGGGTACGCAAAGTGTTAGCGCTCATGCTAACACCTGTGAAACAGCAGAATTTTTTACAGCCAGATTACCTATAAATGCAAGAGTGACAAGTAATTGGCGCTACTTTTCTAGTATTGAATCTTTTGAAGATGGTGACAATGATAATGAGTCTTATAACGTTTACTGGTCAAGAGGATTAAACCAAGCATATTTTGGACAGCAACCTGTTTTCTCTAATGGAAATAGAACACAATCTGAATCAGGTTTATGCTGCTTTGCTGTTGCAAAAGATATTGTTACACATGAATTCACTCATGCTTTAGTAAATTGGACGATAGAAGAATCTATAGGAATTATAGATCATAAGAATGAAACAGGTGCTTTATATGAGTCTTATGCTGATACTTTTGGGATTTTGATGAAAAATCTTCAGATGCAAAATATTAATGATTGGAATTGGGAGATAGGAAGCGGATTTGGTGAAGATGGTGGAGCTATAAGGAATTTTCAGGCACCTGAAGATTGTTTTTCTACATTAAGAAATGATACAAGAGTACATCATCCAAGAAATATGGATCGCTATATCGCATTGCCAGAGGATGAGCTTTCTGGCGGAATTCATATTAACTGTAGTATTCATAATCACGCTATCTATCTAATATTGAATTCGGATGTTTTTCAGCCGAATAATTATTTAGATATAGAGATGGCTGCTGACTTTTTTTATCAAGTTTTACGAAGGCTAACACCCTTATCTAATTTTGTTGCTAGTCGCGTAAAAATGAGAGAAGTAGCAAAAACCTTTAGAATATCGGAAACAGCTATTTGTCAAGCTTTTGATGAGGTAGGAATCAGAGAAAATGTTTTAATAGCCTAAAAATCATAAGTGATCTTATTACACGGCTATATTATTAGAATAATTATGTGTTTACTTAAATAGTTTTAACAGCTTCGCTTAATTTAAATTCTATTTAAGTAAACACATAATTTATGCCTATGTAATATAATTATATATTTTTAATTTGTAACTCAATATCTTTTAGAATAACAAAGATGGATATTATTTCACTTCAAAATAAGTTTAAGCAATCCGTTAAAGAAGAGCTAAGAGTGCTTGAGGTAACTCAGCTATCAAATGAAGCTGAATTAATACTTGAAAATATGATTAGTAGTGCAACTCAAACATTACTGGAAGACAGAATACAAAATCAGCAATCAGATGATAAATTTAATGAAAAAGTAAATGATGCATTAAAACAAATAAAACTTTTCATTAGTGAAGCTTATAATGAGCAAATTCAAATTGAACAAAATCAAAACATAATATCTGATGATAAAATATATTTGAAATCTCCAAAAGATGTATTATTAGACGTAAAAAGAATAAGCAAAAGTGCATTTGATAAAGCAAAAGATAAGTTGTGTCCAATATATCCATTTTGTTAAATTAAATAAATTATCGATAGAATAAAAGATGAATGATGAAGAAAAGAAATCTTTTGATTTTCTTAGTGAAACAACTAAACAGCTTCTTACGCTATCTACAGGGATAATTACATTTACTGTAACCTTTACTAAGGATATAATTGGAAGCGTGACCGTTTTTAATTTTTTATTATTAAAAATTGCTTGGCTTAGTTATTTACTTTCTATAGTTGCTGGTATTTTGACTTTGCTATCATTAACTGCCACACTGAGCAAAGCTGGAAACATTAAAAATACGACAACGCCGAAAAAATATTCAATTTATGATTCAAATATAAGAATTTTTTCTTATGTACAAGTGCTTTCTTTTATTTTGGCAACAGGTTTGACAATTGGATTTGGGTGGATGTCGATTGATAAACCTGCTAAACCCATAAACCAAAATCAGTCTTTACCAAACATTTCACCAATTAAGCCTACTACTCCAACTAAAACAAGTAGTCCATAATTGTTAAAACCTGAAGACACGTATCAGACACTTGGTGTCTAGGCTGGTGTCTTGTGGTGTCTGTGCTATATAAGGGTTTGGGGCTGTGGTGTCTGGTGTCCGTGAAAAAAGGGGTATTTTAGGGGCAGACACCAATCGCAGTCGAATTTGATTGAGCTTGATAACACCGTCGCCTATCCACTCAGCCTTACCTGCCCCCATAATTTCATACGTACAAGCCTTTAAAATCTGTGAACAACAGTTAGGGATTAATCACCGTCACACCGTCTTTGTTCGTGAAAAGCTGAGAATTTGCAAAGCTGCCCTTGATTCCAAAAGAGAAGGTGAAGAATAAAGTTTTAATATTCAAGCAACTTAGCTTTTTAGTCAACCAGCAATTAAGCATCAAAATAAATCGGCTTACCGTTGAAATGGTTGTAAATATCCTCTGGATTAAACCAGCTTGGCAGTGTACGCTCTGCCTCTTTTAATTCCTCCCCATTATCATCAAGCAAACCGCGAACAATCTTGACTCTGGA
It includes:
- a CDS encoding M4 family metallopeptidase; translation: MPCEYQVVQDYFGEKRNFYYECASSRIQESRCSGLNAHTFYIRKSEEDFPGRYINPPWGTQSVSAHANTCETAEFFTARLPINARVTSNWRYFSSIESFEDGDNDNESYNVYWSRGLNQAYFGQQPVFSNGNRTQSESGLCCFAVAKDIVTHEFTHALVNWTIEESIGIIDHKNETGALYESYADTFGILMKNLQMQNINDWNWEIGSGFGEDGGAIRNFQAPEDCFSTLRNDTRVHHPRNMDRYIALPEDELSGGIHINCSIHNHAIYLILNSDVFQPNNYLDIEMAADFFYQVLRRLTPLSNFVASRVKMREVAKTFRISETAICQAFDEVGIRENVLIA